The following DNA comes from Halarsenatibacter silvermanii.
GTAGATATCTCATCTGGAATTTCCCCAAATCTATCTTCCAAAAAAGTTTTTAAAACATCAACCAATTCTTCTTTTCTACCTTCTTTTTTACCTTCTTCCTTTCCTTTTTCCCGTAATTCATCAGCAATAGTCTCCATATCATCACTCCTTTCAGGTGTGATTTTCCTGGCGATAGATTTCATGGAAGGACATTTTTTCATTCAACAGATATTTCTGAAGAATATACTTTTATGCCTGTTTTTAATACCTCTTCTAAAAACCCGCTTTTGTCTTTACCAGCTTCCAGCAATACTGGCTCAATTCGCACATCAACTTCATGCCTTAACCTGAATAACAATGTTTGAGCATCTAAAATATCCCGTTCTAATTTATCAACTATAACTGCAACATCAATATCTGAATACTCACGGGCCCTATCTTCGGCAAATGAACCATACAATACTACTTCTTTTACAGAAAAGTGCTTTGTAACTATTTTCGCATATTCCCTGGTGACCTCTAAAGCTTTTTCTTTATCCATTTTATTAACCCCTCTGTCCTGCTCAATAAATCATCACAGCGATTTCTATTTAAAGATTCCAAAAGCTTATCTCTATCAGAAGGATAACGTGCTTCTATATTAAGCGGTTCTAAAACATCAAGGAAATATTGTTTTTTTTCATCAAGTCTACTATATATATCGGTTTCTTTAGCTAATCTCGTTAAATTATGGGTATATGGTGGAGTTTTTTCATATTTACTTACATACAACCCCTTTAATATTTTTTCGACTGCCTGATGGCACATAAAACCTACATATAAATATCT
Coding sequences within:
- a CDS encoding DUF4351 domain-containing protein, which produces MKSIARKITPERSDDMETIADELREKGKEEGKKEGRKEELVDVLKTFLEDRFGEIPDEISTKIENSSMEELEKLKDNFFKIENIEDVGEILE
- a CDS encoding nucleotidyltransferase family protein, encoding MDKEKALEVTREYAKIVTKHFSVKEVVLYGSFAEDRAREYSDIDVAVIVDKLERDILDAQTLLFRLRHEVDVRIEPVLLEAGKDKSGFLEEVLKTGIKVYSSEISVE
- a CDS encoding HEPN domain-containing protein encodes the protein MSKTEDEISYWIEASDYDLETAKSMLDTKRYLYVGFMCHQAVEKILKGLYVSKYEKTPPYTHNLTRLAKETDIYSRLDEKKQYFLDVLEPLNIEARYPSDRDKLLESLNRNRCDDLLSRTEGLIKWIKKKL